In the genome of Zootoca vivipara chromosome 6, rZooViv1.1, whole genome shotgun sequence, the window atggaatacgacgtccctattttcacgggagaaatgttggaagggatggaatagcacgtccctattttcacgggagaaacattGAAGggaatggaataggatgtccctagttttcaggggagaaatgttggagcggatggaataggacgtccctattttcatgggtccctggaaggacagatcctgaagctgaggctccaatactttggccacctcatgagaagagaagaatccttggaaaagaccttgatgttgggaaagatggagggcactaggagaaggggatggcaaaggacgagatggttggacagtgttctcgaagctacgaacatgagtttgaccaaactgcgggaggcagtgcaagacaggagtgcctggcgtgctctggtccatggggtcacgaagagtcggacacgactaaacgactaaacaacaacaacaattttcaggggagaagtgttggaggggatggaataggacatccctattttcattcaaGAATCCCCCATGTGGCAGCTTTGTagtataacaataaataataataataataataataataataataataataataataataatgtgttgcATGAAGCTCCAGGAAGGCTGCTCTTCTTTAGACCTGCCTCCTGGTTCCCCctctcctgctcttcctcttcctttcagatTTGCTCAGCGGGAAGCAGAATCTCTTCCAATTTCAGTTGGATGAGGAGCTCCTCTCTGGAGAATGACCTGTTTATCCGTGCGCAACTTTGGGAACTGGTGAGCTCTTTCCCTGGCCTTTTTGGGTACCCTCTGTTCCAACTCCCTGGGGGCTTGGAGAAGGGTGGGAAGACCCTCCAAACCGCTTATTGGATTTTGGGGTGCCCCTCTTTGCACCCACCCCAAACCatggaagagaaggaaagctctCCCAGTCTCCGTTGGGGGAATCGGAAACTCTGGGTAGCCGTGGCGGCGATGGAGTTTTCCGCCATCCTCATCTTGTTGGCCGGACTGGCTCATTTTGCTGCGCACCACGAAAGGGCAACGGAGACAGAGAACAGGggagagggcagcagcagcaacagcagcagtttgGCCTCCCTGGGCAGAGTGAACCAGACCCTGCAAGCCGCGGTAAAGCGCTGGGAGTTGTGCCAGAACCACACGGTAAGCGCAAATAAAATCACCCGCAGGATGGATGTAAAAACACGCAGGGGAGAAAGGGAACTGGAAGAAAATGTAACGGATAAATTTGTAAACAGGCCGGAATTCGATACGCAGTCACAAGAAGAtacaaaataggggggggggcagagggaagccAAAGACAATGGCCATTTGTTTTGTATAAACTCTTTGTTGCTAAAATATCTGCAAGACGTGGAAAATATACGCGGAATTATCCAACCCCACCTTGCAAATGTGGTTGATTCTCAAACTTTGCAGGGTCCTGGAAGTTTGCAAGGAgcaaatcttaataataataataataataatgatgatgatgatgatgatgatgataatgataatttattatttataacccgtccatctggctgggtttcgccagccagtctgggcggcttccaaccgaatattaaaaacacaatacagcattaaacattaaaaacattaagttCTACCttaactacttcttcttcttcttcttcttcttcttcttcttcttcttcttcttcttcttcttcttcttcttcttcttcctcttcctcttcctcttcttcttcttcttcttcttcttcttcttcttcttcttcttcttcttcttcttcttcttcttcttcaatgaaGTTATATACTGCCCCATAATTGTGTTTTCAGTTGGATTTCGGGGAACCGCTCGAAGCGCCCGTCATGTTGAGCTATTTCCATGGCTGTTTTTTTGACTCGCAAGCACCTGAACGCCTGTCAATTGGGATAATAAATCTGGTTTGgaatggggagtggggtggggtgggtaatttcgcttgaaaaataataaaacaataaacattttttaaaaaaatcttccctatacagggctgccttcaggcggctcaggggtcagataactccatcccctccaacatttctccgatgaaaatacagCTGTCCTAAGGGGAAgtgggacattcagggatcaaatcagaattcACTGAATCAGGGAGTGTCCctgggatacttggagggtctggcgtGGCAGAATCAGTTAAAATTAAGCATAAATCTGGGAATTAAAACACACGCAGAGAGAATGTTTGTTGGAAGTTCAACAGGAAGGGTGCGTGTGTTTCTGATCTCAGCCTGGAGGGAGTTCAAACAGGCCCTCTTCCTGTTGAATttccggcactgggggggggggagagactttttaaaggcattttatgCTAGTATTTTCATTCTCCACGTGTGATTTTACAGTTAGCTTTAAACGATTTAATTAAGGATGAGTGCCCCGTTCTTGTTGTACGGAAAACACTGCGTCTtaaaccatagaatcgtagagttgggtggggcccccccaagggtcatccagtccaaccccctgccaatggTGGAATCTCggctaagcatccatgacagatggccacccaacctctgcttaaaagcctccaaggaaggagagtccgccacctcccacCCAATGGCTGAACGGCTCtaaccaccagaaagttcttcctgatgttgagttggaatctccttccttgtcgcttggagccatgggttcgagtcctaccctccggagcaggagaaaacaagctcgctccctcttccatgtgagctATTGGAGGCCATTCcaaagcatttattattattgttgttgttgttgttgttgttgttgttattttaaaagacGTTTGCAGTAAAGGTGCTAGGTAAATATCTTTCGGGAAGCTGAATCCTCTCCTGGTTCCCACCTATTTTATCTCTCATTTGCTATTGACTTTCTTGTGCCTTGTAATATAGAAGAGCGGTATGCAAATTAAAAGCGAAAGGAAATCCTTTTTTTCCCTCATCCTTGTTGATGTCTTGCAGAGAGCTCTAGAAGCCAACACCTCCAGCCTGAGCTCCGAAATGACCCAGATCAAGACCCACTTGCGCCTGAAGGAATTCAAAATTAAAGGCCTGGAAGGTGAGATTTGAGGGTGTCCAAAAGGTTCGTGAAGATCCTAGGAGAAGGGGGTGATgaggggctggtgggggggggaacgagGAGCGGAGTGCAGAACTGGGATCTCAGGCTTCGTGCCCCCCAGTCCTTTCCACGTGGCCCTTGGGGggcctttccccaggccacacccctttcctaagccacacccctcacctgctCTACTCGGCAACCTCCCCAAGTGCTCTCTCTATCAACCTATCAtctgcctacctacctacctacctgcttACCTACCTAccgatctatcatctatctatcaatatcatctatctatctatctatctatctatctatctatctatctatctatctatcgtcaGTTTTACATAAAAGTTATACACTATAAACATAACATTTTCACACCTTAAAAAGGGGGTTCTTTcaaacctccttccctccctccctgggttccattcctgcatcttttactgtaatctATCTGTTCTACAATCATAGTATCCAAAACCCATGTTACTTTACAAGCCTCGTCGTATTCCTGCCAGTGAtttcatctgtttacagtggtctctcaaatacgttagaaagttattccagtcttttaaaaatgcttggtcttcctggtttctgatctttcccgtcagtctcgccatttctgcatattccatcagcttggtctgCCACTTATCTCTGGtcggtactccccccccccccaatctctggaTGCTAAGAACATCCTTGTTGCTGTCGCTGCGTAAATAAatcgcttttttattttattttggtagttCCGCACCTATAATGCCTAACAAAAAAGCCcctggttttttaaacaaaagttatcttaaacattcccccccccccgcccaagtgCTTTTGAACAGCTGGAATGAGGCATTGACCACCGGCATGGGAGCCAGCTGCTAGGGGCCAACGTCCCTTCGGCcccgcaataaaatatttgaaggttaTTTGAAAGTTGATGGGCATCGCCACTCAAACGGCGAAGCCTTCGGCATGACAAACAGGTGTTTTTACCACCGAGGCCCTTGTGTTTTGGAGGGATGAAAACAGTCCTCTTTTCCCCATTTCCCAGATGAGGTCGCGCTCCTGAAAAACTGGACACAGATGCTGCAAGATGTAAAGTAAGTGAGACCCACGTCCAGCTTGTGGGGAAGGGGCAGTTAGGGGTGGGTTGGTGAACAATGAGGCACCTGGTTCTGTTCTGGTGAGGTTAGGGCCAGTGTCcccgttttccagggacagtccgtggttgacagaagctgtcctgatttctgatttgatcccagaatgtcctttcttttccattaaaggtaaagggtaaaggggcccctgaccatcaggtccgactctggggttgcggcgctcatcttgctctataggccgagggagccggtgtttgtccacagacagcttccgggtcatgtggccagcatgacaaagctgcttctggcgaaccagagcagcgcacggaaacgccgtttaccttcccaccggagcagtccgtatttatctacttgcactttgatgtgctttcgaactgctaggtgggtaggagctgggaccgagcaacaggagctcaccccattgcaggcattcgaaccaccgaccttctgatcagcaagccctagactctgtgtttaacccacagcgccacctgggtcccttttcttttccattaggacgtccctattttcacgggagaaacgttggaggggacggaataggacgtccctattttcatgggagaaatgttggaggggatggaataggacgtccctattttcacgggagaaatgttggaggggatggaataggacgtccctattttcaggggagaaacattggaggggatggaataggacgtccctattttcatgggagaaatgttggaggggatggaataggacgtccctattttcaggggagaaatgttggaggggatggaataggtctaggacgtccctatttccgtgggagaaatgttggaggagatggaataggacgtccctattttcacgggaaaaatgttggaggggatggaataggacgtccctatttccgtgggagaaatgttggaagggatggaataggacatccctattttcacgggagaaacgttgtaGGGGATGGaattggacgtccctattttcatgggagaaacgttggaggggatgaaataggacgtccctattttcacgggagaaatgttggagggggtggaataggttgcccctattttcacgggaaagacgttggaggggatggaagagGACGtcccctattttcacgggagaaacaatcaatcaatcaatcagtagctgaactgggttccacacagtcacaaaaagaaaTGAACCGAAaaggcctcaaaaacaaaaaacgcaaaataaagagcaaaaacgAAAGTGCCAAACTtgatccgttctggaagtccatttgacttccgaaatgttcggaaaccaaggcacagcttctggttggtgcaggtgccctggaaacaatagccgacagccacatcggatgtctggcttctgaaaaacgttcgaaaaccagaacacttccttccgggtttttggcgtttggaaaccaaggcgtttgagtaccaaggcatttgagagccaaggtaccactgtactagcaaaccggaggttagaCGGACCTCTTGTGAGAGAATCGGGCACGTATTGTGCGACACAGTCGATGCACTGATTCGACACACTGTTTG includes:
- the LOC132592259 gene encoding uncharacterized protein LOC132592259, with translation MWQLCSITINNNNNNNNNNNNNNNNVLHEAPGRLLFFRPASWFPLSCSSSSFQICSAGSRISSNFSWMRSSSLENDLFIRAQLWELVSSFPGLFGYPLFQLPGGLEKGGKTLQTAYWILGCPSLHPPQTMEEKESSPSLRWGNRKLWVAVAAMEFSAILILLAGLAHFAAHHERATETENRGEGSSSNSSSLASLGRVNQTLQAAVKRWELCQNHTRALEANTSSLSSEMTQIKTHLRLKEFKIKGLEDEVALLKNWTQMLQDVKKHQEEIIAHLQQQQRRLPASSGIPPYGDLTSLGLTMAVVLLV